One region of Aminobacterium colombiense DSM 12261 genomic DNA includes:
- a CDS encoding IclR family transcriptional regulator, with product MQDALLYILKKGDKTMEKDRYLNQSIIRALRILELFAQREEPLGVTEISRLVGLHKSTVHRLVITLETSGWLLRMPETDKYRIGLKLIAVGKKAVSDANSITAIHPILEKLTQITGETSILTMVMGNQAICVDKVETSQRLMISSQVGQSSPLHAGATGFAVLIGMPEEEAFRTLSHDLPLPVYTDKTPTCMEELRERYKERRENGYVIASGEVDPGTTGIAVPLYFPYERCYGSLGVVLPDYRADEEKIQRVLAAVQQGACEARKRLDWGFEGPCKNM from the coding sequence ATGCAAGACGCATTGCTCTATATTTTGAAAAAAGGAGACAAGACCATGGAAAAAGATCGATACCTGAATCAATCAATTATCCGGGCCCTCCGTATTCTTGAGCTTTTCGCACAGCGGGAAGAACCGCTTGGTGTCACTGAAATAAGCCGTTTGGTAGGACTCCATAAAAGTACAGTTCATCGCCTTGTCATTACCCTTGAAACTTCAGGGTGGCTACTTCGTATGCCGGAAACAGATAAATATCGTATTGGCTTGAAGCTTATAGCCGTTGGCAAAAAGGCCGTGTCCGATGCGAACTCCATAACAGCCATTCATCCCATCCTTGAAAAATTGACGCAAATTACGGGGGAAACATCAATTTTAACAATGGTTATGGGAAATCAGGCCATTTGTGTCGATAAGGTTGAAACATCTCAACGTCTTATGATCTCATCTCAGGTAGGCCAGAGTTCTCCACTTCACGCAGGGGCTACCGGATTCGCTGTTCTTATTGGCATGCCTGAAGAAGAGGCCTTTAGAACTCTTTCCCACGATCTGCCTCTTCCTGTCTATACAGACAAGACCCCAACGTGCATGGAGGAATTGAGAGAACGTTATAAAGAACGAAGAGAGAATGGGTACGTTATCGCTTCCGGCGAGGTTGACCCAGGGACTACGGGTATTGCGGTTCCTCTTTATTTCCCCTACGAGCGATGTTACGGAAGCCTTGGCGTTGTTTTGCCTGACTATCGTGCGGACGAAGAAAAGATTCAAAGAGTTCTTGCTGCTGTTCAGCAAGGAGCCTGCGAGGCTCGAAAACGCCTTGATTGGGGATTTGAAGGGCCATGCAAAAATATGTAG
- a CDS encoding pyridoxal-phosphate-dependent aminotransferase family protein, which translates to MIKTPKLVMIPGPTPVTRSIQDQMGRETVAFGDPFFVQDYKDVLADLKELWKCSGEVFVVAGSGTLAMEMAIANITKRGDSVLICSNGYFGDRFIDMCQRKGLEVDVLSAKWGTSVTAEEVEKKLSEKKYDVVTVTHVETSTGAAAPIDAIGKVVKAHGALYVVDGVAASAGAEEYMDPMGIDVLLSCTQKAFGVAPGLAILWASKEAVEKRRSLGTIPESYADFEKWLPVMHDPSKYWGTPAINLVWALKESIRIIKEEGIEERYNRHLRQAALVDAALEAMGFRVAAEKPFRAPTLSVYLYPEGANVNDAEFRTVLAEEGAQTAGCLADFAGKGFRMGHMGNVDKHILVSAVAAVERAAMRCGIDIEPGKGLGVLQKGLAEEH; encoded by the coding sequence ATGATTAAAACCCCCAAACTCGTTATGATTCCAGGACCAACTCCGGTGACCCGCTCGATTCAAGACCAGATGGGTCGAGAGACAGTAGCTTTTGGCGATCCTTTTTTTGTTCAGGACTATAAAGATGTTCTGGCAGATCTGAAAGAGCTTTGGAAGTGCAGCGGAGAGGTTTTTGTCGTTGCCGGTTCAGGAACCCTTGCCATGGAAATGGCTATTGCCAACATAACCAAACGAGGAGATAGCGTTCTCATTTGCTCCAACGGTTATTTTGGCGACCGCTTTATAGATATGTGCCAGAGAAAAGGCCTTGAAGTTGATGTTCTCTCAGCCAAATGGGGCACATCTGTTACCGCGGAAGAAGTTGAGAAAAAACTATCTGAGAAGAAATATGATGTGGTTACTGTAACCCACGTGGAAACGTCCACTGGGGCGGCGGCTCCTATCGACGCCATTGGGAAGGTTGTAAAGGCTCACGGAGCCCTTTATGTAGTAGATGGTGTCGCGGCTTCGGCTGGGGCCGAGGAATATATGGACCCCATGGGGATCGACGTACTCCTTAGCTGTACTCAGAAAGCTTTTGGAGTTGCTCCCGGCCTGGCTATCCTCTGGGCAAGCAAAGAGGCTGTCGAAAAGAGACGTTCTCTCGGAACCATCCCTGAGTCCTATGCGGATTTTGAAAAATGGCTTCCCGTTATGCATGATCCTTCTAAGTATTGGGGAACCCCGGCGATCAACCTTGTATGGGCCCTGAAAGAATCGATCCGAATTATCAAAGAAGAGGGCATCGAAGAACGATATAATCGCCATCTTCGTCAGGCAGCTCTCGTTGATGCCGCTCTTGAAGCCATGGGATTCAGGGTTGCCGCGGAGAAACCTTTCCGCGCTCCCACCCTTTCCGTCTATCTCTATCCAGAAGGCGCCAATGTGAATGATGCCGAATTTAGAACCGTATTGGCCGAAGAAGGGGCCCAGACAGCAGGATGTCTCGCGGATTTTGCAGGAAAAGGCTTCAGAATGGGACATATGGGCAACGTTGACAAGCATATACTTGTTTCGGCAGTGGCAGCGGTGGAACGGGCAGCAATGCGTTGTGGCATAGACATTGAGCCTGGCAAGGGCCTCGGTGTTCTGCAGAAGGGTCTTGCTGAAGAGCACTAA
- a CDS encoding IclR family transcriptional regulator, whose amino-acid sequence MTQNQSQIRVIDRAFSILFFMARHKEPIGVTDVARNVNLPKATAYRILDSLITQRMVTEREGLYEMGPATLFLADAYRSQVAFSEIARPFLERLNRETKETVHLFVFEHGEFFYLDKLESPYQVRMHSRVGVKGSLLHLSAGRALLSALPQQEVSRILGDEATPDVFNELEEIRKRGFAIDDEQNEKGLRCVGAVILDSYSRPVGGLSVSAPVYRFSYEMIAKYGETVYQTAQDIGAALLHYERERKIKK is encoded by the coding sequence ATGACACAAAATCAGAGTCAAATACGAGTTATTGATCGGGCTTTTTCCATTCTGTTCTTTATGGCCCGCCATAAAGAACCTATAGGTGTTACTGATGTAGCACGAAATGTAAATCTCCCCAAGGCAACGGCATATCGTATTCTTGATAGCCTTATAACGCAACGGATGGTGACAGAGCGGGAGGGTCTATACGAAATGGGCCCTGCCACGTTGTTTTTGGCCGATGCCTATCGCTCTCAAGTGGCTTTCTCTGAAATCGCAAGGCCCTTTCTTGAGAGGCTTAACAGAGAAACAAAAGAAACGGTTCATCTTTTCGTTTTTGAACATGGGGAGTTCTTTTACCTCGATAAACTTGAAAGCCCGTATCAGGTGCGAATGCATTCCCGTGTGGGTGTCAAGGGGTCTTTGCTCCATCTCTCCGCGGGGAGAGCCCTTCTTTCCGCCCTTCCCCAGCAAGAGGTCAGTCGTATATTAGGGGATGAGGCGACGCCCGATGTATTTAACGAACTGGAGGAGATTCGCAAAAGAGGATTCGCTATTGATGATGAGCAAAATGAAAAAGGCCTTCGTTGTGTGGGGGCTGTTATATTAGATAGCTATTCCCGACCTGTGGGAGGACTGAGTGTTTCTGCGCCCGTATATCGTTTCAGCTATGAAATGATCGCTAAATATGGCGAGACGGTTTATCAAACTGCCCAGGACATTGGCGCCGCATTACTTCACTATGAACGTGAAAGAAAAATTAAAAAATAG